In the genome of Chryseobacterium arthrosphaerae, one region contains:
- a CDS encoding LemA family protein codes for MNQTVAIILLILLGVVIISFLINLYNKLVMLKFNVDKAYGNIDVVLKQRADEIPNLVNVAKHFMNYEENLLARLTELRTSYNQTADADKRTELANETSKALSSFFAVSENYPELKSSNNFLELQKRISELENKIADRREFFNDSVNLYNIGIHEFPNVILAKMLGYKDKTLLEITSAEKHYDGVQF; via the coding sequence ATGAATCAGACTGTTGCCATCATATTACTCATCCTTTTAGGAGTAGTGATTATAAGTTTTTTGATCAATTTATATAACAAGCTGGTCATGCTTAAGTTTAATGTCGATAAAGCCTATGGCAATATTGATGTTGTTTTGAAGCAGCGTGCAGATGAAATTCCTAATCTGGTCAACGTGGCGAAACATTTTATGAACTATGAAGAAAACCTGCTTGCCCGTCTTACGGAACTCAGGACTTCATATAACCAGACAGCCGATGCCGATAAAAGGACTGAGCTTGCTAACGAAACTTCGAAGGCCTTATCATCATTTTTTGCCGTTTCCGAGAATTACCCTGAGCTGAAATCAAGCAACAACTTTCTGGAGCTGCAGAAAAGAATCTCCGAGCTGGAAAACAAAATTGCAGACAGAAGAGAATTTTTTAACGACAGTGTCAATCTTTATAATATCGGAATTCATGAATTCCCGAATGTTATACTGGCCAAAATGCTGGGCTATAAAGACAAAACTTTACTGGAAATAACAAGCGCTGAAAAACACTATGACGGAGTTCAGTTTTAA
- a CDS encoding OmpA family protein, whose product MANKGIKKIGIVPRADNARIIYNNGEYISVEPGKPIRFSVSEWFPGTPDADKKKEIVWIRQKAGRKGIIEQLRRPAGFVYEYKFTKKECGIVAYYIEASLSGKPDTVNKVGVNILGYCPPKIVDSRWSTTEGGKDVRQTFYFSYGHIIHLYLGTEGLNGRKDLIVEIYRRIRMGGGTSDDPLMRSWTNVEVNDGEINVVVQNTSQWKGTIKNIKNVEELYVKVKDPRTGKYIVDDNNDDIHGRFLRMKNELVAKAPKPPQNVVPTKVYMPDKNLERYEPCKFETIRITDITFDKNGEVKTPVMVFDNGKGVKNIAGKETIHATIFYEFNSAIIEGDGEKKLNNILRFLLEHQHSTITVDGYACVIGKMEYNQSLSQKRSDIVKKFFTDGGLDVKRIRSLGKGEVNPTDDKNGKDNIKFKDEKEYKNNRRVDIYFEYFPHDANTIIYETIAPTVSTRRNITIDVTDYDTKACFRNKNLHTREIRLLDVGQAIDAGDKERTFAPPTFNYGIYSDLSRFSALPLQYIWPEATTPNKIHLHAHSCRFYSNTNRVTVLVKAYPDIKWDFHFSMNLSNELSVKWQNLPPAKHKEMQSKAGKIGNEKSKQYTAVDFGVTLEANWDRTAEDKYNGHFDATLKFEDKIKWMYKVFSSLKEFSTGVTDQTKGKIRKRSFTSKMPLTIEMKPPNFCMGAEWQLERGQKNRKPLQTIGTSLELYFKAEPIIGLELTIDLLDMLIQAGVGVVSGGTANIAAKRILNEVRAWLADDDHPVTLNMYIDLKLFGTISGETKLNFNTNSDAGGASGKLDTQIGVELDAGIEVKAKFVIIIAEAYAEGKLKATGKATATFGHRLVYEQKSSTQKTLYYRPEVKFEGLIATVLVKASVGLYIKKGFLETDRKIDLVDFDKTYEIIPEFDVIKKLEKLTGLSAQIPFIQKG is encoded by the coding sequence ATGGCGAATAAAGGAATTAAAAAAATTGGTATCGTTCCAAGAGCAGACAATGCCAGGATCATATACAATAACGGTGAATATATATCTGTAGAACCGGGTAAGCCTATACGTTTCAGCGTTTCGGAATGGTTTCCGGGTACCCCTGATGCCGATAAGAAAAAAGAAATCGTCTGGATCCGCCAGAAAGCCGGCAGAAAAGGAATCATAGAACAGCTCAGAAGACCTGCAGGCTTTGTATATGAATACAAATTCACCAAAAAAGAATGCGGAATTGTTGCCTATTACATTGAGGCCAGCTTAAGCGGAAAACCGGATACCGTCAATAAAGTGGGAGTTAATATTCTCGGATACTGCCCTCCGAAGATCGTAGATTCCAGATGGAGTACCACAGAAGGAGGCAAAGATGTCAGACAGACATTTTATTTCAGCTACGGACATATCATCCATCTTTATTTGGGAACAGAAGGCCTGAACGGAAGAAAAGACCTTATTGTAGAAATATACAGGAGAATCAGAATGGGAGGGGGGACAAGCGATGATCCTCTGATGAGAAGCTGGACGAATGTAGAAGTGAATGATGGCGAGATCAATGTTGTCGTTCAGAATACATCCCAATGGAAAGGCACCATCAAAAACATCAAAAATGTTGAGGAATTATACGTCAAAGTAAAAGATCCCAGAACCGGAAAATACATTGTTGACGATAATAATGACGATATTCACGGGCGTTTCCTGAGAATGAAAAATGAATTGGTGGCCAAAGCTCCCAAACCGCCGCAGAATGTGGTTCCCACCAAAGTATATATGCCGGATAAAAACCTGGAACGATACGAGCCCTGTAAATTTGAAACCATCAGGATCACTGATATCACCTTTGATAAAAATGGTGAGGTGAAAACCCCTGTCATGGTTTTTGATAATGGAAAAGGGGTGAAAAATATCGCCGGAAAAGAAACGATTCATGCAACGATCTTTTATGAATTCAATTCTGCGATCATAGAAGGAGATGGCGAGAAAAAGCTTAATAATATCCTTCGGTTCCTGTTGGAACATCAGCATTCTACGATTACGGTAGACGGCTATGCCTGCGTGATCGGTAAAATGGAATACAATCAGTCTTTATCCCAGAAAAGATCTGATATTGTAAAGAAATTCTTTACAGACGGAGGGCTGGATGTAAAAAGAATCAGATCTCTGGGAAAAGGGGAAGTCAATCCTACAGATGATAAGAACGGGAAAGACAACATTAAATTCAAAGACGAAAAAGAATATAAAAATAATCGTAGGGTAGATATTTATTTTGAGTATTTTCCTCACGATGCCAATACCATTATTTATGAAACGATAGCTCCTACCGTTTCTACCAGAAGAAATATTACCATTGACGTTACAGACTATGATACCAAAGCCTGCTTCAGAAATAAAAATCTGCATACCAGGGAAATCAGGCTGCTGGATGTAGGACAGGCCATTGATGCGGGAGATAAAGAAAGAACATTTGCCCCGCCTACATTTAATTACGGAATATATTCTGACCTGTCAAGATTTTCCGCCCTTCCTCTGCAGTACATCTGGCCGGAAGCCACCACACCGAACAAAATTCATCTGCATGCTCATAGCTGCAGGTTTTATAGTAATACAAACAGGGTTACCGTTTTAGTAAAAGCATATCCCGATATCAAGTGGGATTTCCATTTCTCCATGAACCTGAGCAATGAGCTTAGTGTCAAATGGCAGAACCTGCCGCCGGCAAAGCATAAAGAAATGCAGAGTAAAGCAGGAAAAATAGGAAACGAAAAAAGCAAACAGTATACAGCCGTAGACTTCGGCGTTACCTTGGAAGCCAACTGGGACAGAACCGCAGAAGACAAATATAACGGCCATTTTGATGCTACCCTAAAATTTGAGGATAAGATAAAATGGATGTATAAAGTATTCAGCTCACTGAAAGAATTTTCTACCGGAGTTACAGACCAGACAAAAGGAAAGATCAGAAAGCGCAGCTTTACCAGCAAAATGCCTCTGACCATAGAAATGAAACCTCCCAACTTCTGTATGGGAGCAGAATGGCAGCTGGAAAGAGGGCAGAAGAACAGAAAACCTCTACAGACCATCGGTACCTCACTGGAACTGTACTTTAAGGCAGAGCCTATCATCGGGCTTGAATTGACCATCGATCTTCTTGATATGCTGATCCAGGCCGGAGTAGGCGTAGTGAGCGGAGGAACTGCCAATATTGCGGCCAAACGGATCCTGAATGAAGTAAGAGCATGGCTGGCTGACGACGATCACCCTGTAACCCTGAATATGTATATCGATCTGAAACTTTTCGGAACCATTTCGGGAGAAACCAAGCTGAATTTCAATACCAATTCCGATGCGGGAGGAGCAAGCGGAAAGCTGGATACACAGATTGGTGTGGAATTGGATGCAGGAATAGAGGTAAAAGCGAAATTTGTGATCATCATTGCCGAAGCCTACGCCGAAGGAAAATTGAAAGCTACAGGAAAAGCTACAGCTACTTTTGGCCATCGCTTGGTTTATGAACAGAAGAGCAGTACTCAGAAAACCTTATATTACAGACCCGAAGTAAAATTCGAAGGGCTGATAGCCACTGTACTCGTAAAAGCGAGCGTGGGCTTATACATTAAAAAAGGTTTTCTGGAAACCGACAGAAAAATAGATCTGGTGGATTTTGATAAAACCTATGAGATTATTCCTGAGTTTGACGTCATTAAAAAACTGGAAAAGCTTACAGGATTATCTGCCCAGATTCCATTCATTCAAAAAGGATAA
- a CDS encoding DUF4280 domain-containing protein, producing the protein MAEKHVVVQGAMCRCQFGQAPDKLKVLTHQKEYANDKAASKKLIVTTKEIGGATFEKNTFGNCTKMGGPPPPCKIMVTEWQNFYDKVQLSNGGFIIVEDSKAVCAVAGTPCIEIIDHGQRAEAGSQNFKNADKDVQQQINPLVDAEEMRKEEKNNDDTAGDTSIN; encoded by the coding sequence ATGGCAGAAAAACATGTTGTAGTACAGGGAGCGATGTGCAGATGCCAGTTCGGACAGGCTCCGGACAAGCTGAAAGTGCTCACCCACCAGAAAGAATACGCCAATGATAAAGCCGCTTCCAAAAAGCTGATCGTTACCACGAAAGAAATCGGAGGGGCTACATTTGAAAAGAATACCTTCGGAAACTGTACCAAAATGGGAGGCCCGCCGCCGCCCTGTAAAATTATGGTTACAGAATGGCAGAACTTTTATGATAAGGTACAGCTCAGCAACGGTGGGTTTATTATTGTAGAAGACAGCAAAGCCGTTTGTGCAGTTGCAGGTACACCGTGCATTGAGATCATTGATCACGGGCAGAGAGCAGAAGCGGGTTCACAGAACTTTAAAAATGCGGATAAAGACGTACAGCAGCAGATCAATCCGCTGGTGGATGCTGAAGAAATGCGTAAAGAAGAAAAAAATAATGATGACACAGCCGGAGACACTTCAATAAATTAG
- a CDS encoding DUF2931 family protein has product MNDTYMYETGSGCDESYPIDTYRQVFYSEDNEMIQIDGMGFQRGPWGNGGVTYVKNEQKDKKLPATMKVGYYSYAEDKFYEGEFSLPVEKIREYLNEKSDDPEYANKKNEESKDGIFHKYNRIEVGFTLGGMVVLWMKGEDAQKVLATFTAKEAFPDWKSVFEDSDRKEKVEYGLNNDVYTPKVKNEILTKTLPLDLWKTYDDRFNWNVLVSLPSGGKLENISVKTINAETETLYKADQGNKKRAVPYNIEFFWSLNGKQYNSRIVFGENMNYYNAIYKATKASAREARPADFRQEEVFKNFHQLKPAEPAQLIINVSNDQSLSVSLKQGDQNLPFKSIIAKTFGQ; this is encoded by the coding sequence ATGAACGATACGTACATGTACGAAACCGGTTCGGGATGCGATGAGAGCTATCCTATAGATACGTACCGCCAGGTATTTTATTCTGAGGATAACGAAATGATCCAGATTGATGGAATGGGCTTTCAGAGAGGTCCGTGGGGGAACGGAGGCGTTACCTATGTGAAAAATGAACAGAAAGATAAAAAGCTTCCTGCTACCATGAAAGTAGGGTATTATTCTTATGCGGAAGATAAATTCTATGAAGGAGAATTCAGTCTGCCTGTTGAGAAGATCAGAGAATATCTTAACGAAAAATCTGATGATCCGGAATACGCCAATAAGAAAAATGAAGAGAGCAAAGACGGTATTTTTCATAAATATAACCGCATCGAAGTAGGCTTTACGCTGGGCGGAATGGTTGTTCTGTGGATGAAAGGCGAAGACGCCCAGAAAGTGCTGGCCACATTCACGGCCAAAGAAGCCTTCCCGGACTGGAAATCTGTTTTTGAAGACTCAGACCGTAAGGAAAAAGTAGAATACGGACTGAACAATGATGTATACACCCCGAAAGTTAAAAATGAAATCCTTACCAAAACCCTTCCTTTAGACCTTTGGAAGACCTATGATGACCGTTTCAACTGGAATGTGCTTGTCAGCCTTCCATCAGGAGGTAAGCTGGAAAATATTTCAGTGAAAACGATCAATGCTGAAACAGAAACATTATACAAGGCTGATCAAGGAAATAAGAAAAGAGCAGTGCCTTACAATATCGAATTCTTCTGGTCTCTTAACGGTAAACAATACAATTCCAGAATTGTTTTTGGGGAAAATATGAATTATTACAATGCAATTTATAAAGCAACCAAAGCTTCAGCCAGAGAAGCAAGGCCTGCAGATTTCAGACAGGAAGAAGTATTTAAAAACTTTCATCAGCTGAAGCCGGCAGAACCTGCACAACTGATCATTAATGTAAGCAATGACCAGTCTCTGAGCGTTTCATTAAAGCAGGGAGATCAGAATCTTCCTTTCAAAAGTATCATTGCAAAAACTTTTGGCCAGTAA
- a CDS encoding phospholipase effector Tle1 domain-containing protein: MSNIVFGNYTPAEEEDDGIQEVVIGVFFDGTLNNERNSYLRKEYQKKKAKQPYDKEAADAYPVIQIDADSYENDFSNVARMYHFYDNNSQNSIYVEGIGTENGSRTDDTQGYITGTGSTGVPAKVKIGCRLVADKIKSFATRKKTVNLILDVFGFSRGAAAARHFVHEVTKSRNGKNPARGVLGQRLEYYNIQINKFQIRFVGLYDTVSSYGADFGDDVEDLGLDAIKNSSVKNVVQFGAGHEWRTNFSLTDITSAGEKGKEFIIPGAHADVGGCYESEVFKQDHSPSVTPARVINDPVEYNRIAEAKKQVFIDQGWYIKGQIKTGPHSNKYVNHIYLQGERYIDKRYSYIPLHFMCQMAKEKKSEFNTSSLEFKFQIPQKAGQNGTHLLSYVKSRLQKYIDETKNMSAFERNKVSYKKYLDFENEKKLINYYVHWSATGKMGHGPRKDGRREIING, translated from the coding sequence ATGTCAAATATAGTTTTTGGAAATTATACACCTGCCGAAGAAGAAGATGATGGGATACAGGAAGTGGTCATAGGCGTTTTTTTTGACGGTACCCTGAATAACGAAAGGAATAGCTACCTGCGAAAAGAATATCAGAAGAAAAAAGCGAAGCAGCCTTATGATAAAGAAGCTGCGGATGCTTACCCTGTTATTCAGATTGATGCCGATAGCTATGAGAACGACTTTTCCAATGTGGCCAGAATGTACCATTTCTATGATAACAACAGCCAGAACTCCATCTATGTAGAAGGTATAGGAACAGAAAACGGATCGAGAACAGACGATACCCAGGGATATATTACAGGAACCGGAAGCACCGGAGTTCCGGCCAAAGTGAAAATAGGCTGCAGGCTTGTAGCGGATAAAATTAAAAGTTTTGCCACCAGGAAAAAAACTGTCAATCTTATTCTGGATGTCTTTGGTTTCAGCAGGGGAGCAGCCGCTGCCCGTCATTTTGTGCATGAAGTAACAAAGTCTAGAAACGGAAAAAACCCGGCAAGAGGAGTACTGGGACAGAGGCTGGAATATTACAACATTCAGATCAATAAATTTCAGATACGATTCGTAGGACTGTATGATACCGTGTCTTCATATGGTGCAGACTTCGGCGACGATGTGGAAGATCTTGGGCTGGATGCTATCAAGAACAGTTCTGTAAAAAATGTTGTGCAGTTCGGGGCAGGGCATGAATGGAGGACGAACTTCAGTCTTACCGATATTACCAGCGCTGGGGAAAAAGGAAAAGAATTTATTATTCCCGGTGCCCATGCCGATGTCGGAGGATGTTATGAGAGTGAAGTCTTTAAACAGGACCACAGTCCTTCCGTAACTCCGGCAAGGGTTATCAATGATCCTGTGGAGTACAACCGCATTGCTGAAGCTAAGAAACAAGTCTTCATTGATCAGGGGTGGTATATAAAAGGGCAGATCAAGACAGGTCCGCATTCCAACAAATATGTCAATCATATTTATTTGCAGGGAGAAAGGTATATTGACAAAAGATATAGCTATATTCCCTTACATTTTATGTGCCAGATGGCCAAAGAGAAAAAATCAGAATTCAATACTTCTTCCCTGGAATTCAAATTTCAGATTCCACAAAAGGCAGGTCAGAACGGAACCCACCTGTTAAGCTATGTGAAAAGCAGGCTGCAGAAATATATTGATGAAACCAAAAATATGAGTGCATTTGAAAGAAATAAAGTTTCCTACAAAAAGTACCTCGATTTTGAGAATGAAAAAAAACTCATCAATTATTATGTACATTGGTCTGCTACAGGGAAAATGGGGCATGGCCCAAGAAAAGACGGAAGAAGAGAAATCATAAACGGCTGA